Proteins from a single region of Bos javanicus breed banteng chromosome 7, ARS-OSU_banteng_1.0, whole genome shotgun sequence:
- the LOC133251448 gene encoding sperm-associated acrosin inhibitor-like isoform X2 → MSFFSSWIKAILIIGLAFPLYCETAFVPSGEIRKRAKCNVYKDQLHFCTKEKDPICATNGKTYSNKCYFCSKKLENRGKFDFSHWGRCC, encoded by the exons ATGTCCTTCTTCTCATCATGGATCAAAGCTATTTTAATCATTGGCTTGGcatttcctctttattgtg AAACTGCTTTTGTACCTTCTGGAGAAATTCGCAAAAGGGCAA AATGTAACGTGTATAAGGATCAATTACACTTttgcacaaaagaaaaagatccaATCTGTGCAACGAATGGCAAAACATACTCCAATAAATGCTATTTCTGCAGTAAAAAGCT agaaaacagaggaaaatttGATTTCAGTCATTGGGGTCGTTGTTGCTGA
- the LOC133251447 gene encoding sperm-associated acrosin inhibitor-like isoform X2, protein MAEEAGEQDSQSPEPLTSVPIISLSDTPKGVFHGLDNNMSFSSWINIMFIIGLAFHLYSETAFAPSGETHKRANCNKYVDQLDICTKEVDPVCATDGQTKNSGNIGFSHWGCC, encoded by the exons ATGGCTGAGGAGGCAGGTGAGCAAGACAGCCAGTCTCCAGAGCCGCTGACATCAGTCCCCATTATCTCACTGTCAG ATACTCCTAAAGGTGTCTTCCACGGACTTGATAACAACATGTCCTTCTCATCATGGATCAACATTATGTTCATCATTGGCTTGGCATTTCATCTTTATTCTG AAACTGCTTTTGCACCTTCCGGAGAAACTCACAAAAGGGCAA ATTGTAACAAGTATGTGGATCAACTAGATATTTGCACAAAAGAAGTAGATCCAGTCTGTGCAACCGATGGCCAAAC aaaaaatagTGGAAATATTGGTTTTAGTCATTGGGGTTGTTGTTAA
- the LOC133251447 gene encoding sperm-associated acrosin inhibitor-like isoform X1: MAEEAGEQDSQSPEPLTSVPIISLSDTPKGVFHGLDNNMSFSSWINIMFIIGLAFHLYSETAFAPSGETHKRANCNKYVDQLDICTKEVDPVCATDGQTYANKCIFCTKKLKNSGNIGFSHWGCC, encoded by the exons ATGGCTGAGGAGGCAGGTGAGCAAGACAGCCAGTCTCCAGAGCCGCTGACATCAGTCCCCATTATCTCACTGTCAG ATACTCCTAAAGGTGTCTTCCACGGACTTGATAACAACATGTCCTTCTCATCATGGATCAACATTATGTTCATCATTGGCTTGGCATTTCATCTTTATTCTG AAACTGCTTTTGCACCTTCCGGAGAAACTCACAAAAGGGCAA ATTGTAACAAGTATGTGGATCAACTAGATATTTGCACAAAAGAAGTAGATCCAGTCTGTGCAACCGATGGCCAAACGTACGCCAATAAATGCATTTTCTGCACTAAAAAGCT aaaaaatagTGGAAATATTGGTTTTAGTCATTGGGGTTGTTGTTAA
- the LOC133251447 gene encoding seminal plasma acrosin inhibitor A1-like isoform X3 gives MAEEADTPKGVFHGLDNNMSFSSWINIMFIIGLAFHLYSETAFAPSGETHKRANCNKYVDQLDICTKEVDPVCATDGQTYANKCIFCTKKLKNSGNIGFSHWGCC, from the exons ATGGCTGAGGAGGCAG ATACTCCTAAAGGTGTCTTCCACGGACTTGATAACAACATGTCCTTCTCATCATGGATCAACATTATGTTCATCATTGGCTTGGCATTTCATCTTTATTCTG AAACTGCTTTTGCACCTTCCGGAGAAACTCACAAAAGGGCAA ATTGTAACAAGTATGTGGATCAACTAGATATTTGCACAAAAGAAGTAGATCCAGTCTGTGCAACCGATGGCCAAACGTACGCCAATAAATGCATTTTCTGCACTAAAAAGCT aaaaaatagTGGAAATATTGGTTTTAGTCATTGGGGTTGTTGTTAA
- the LOC133251448 gene encoding uncharacterized protein LOC133251448 isoform X3: MAEEAGIFHRLDNMSFFSSWIKAILIIGLAFPLYCETAFVPSGEIRKRNVTCIRINYTFAQKKKIQSVQRMAKHTPINAISAVKS, translated from the exons ATGGCTGAGGAGGCAG GTATCTTCCACAGACTTGATAACATGTCCTTCTTCTCATCATGGATCAAAGCTATTTTAATCATTGGCTTGGcatttcctctttattgtg AAACTGCTTTTGTACCTTCTGGAGAAATTCGCAAAAGG AATGTAACGTGTATAAGGATCAATTACACTTttgcacaaaagaaaaagatccaATCTGTGCAACGAATGGCAAAACATACTCCAATAAATGCTATTTCTGCAGTAAAAAGCT ag
- the LOC133251448 gene encoding seminal plasma acrosin inhibitor A1-like isoform X1, translating into MAEEAGIFHRLDNMSFFSSWIKAILIIGLAFPLYCETAFVPSGEIRKRAKCNVYKDQLHFCTKEKDPICATNGKTYSNKCYFCSKKLENRGKFDFSHWGRCC; encoded by the exons ATGGCTGAGGAGGCAG GTATCTTCCACAGACTTGATAACATGTCCTTCTTCTCATCATGGATCAAAGCTATTTTAATCATTGGCTTGGcatttcctctttattgtg AAACTGCTTTTGTACCTTCTGGAGAAATTCGCAAAAGGGCAA AATGTAACGTGTATAAGGATCAATTACACTTttgcacaaaagaaaaagatccaATCTGTGCAACGAATGGCAAAACATACTCCAATAAATGCTATTTCTGCAGTAAAAAGCT agaaaacagaggaaaatttGATTTCAGTCATTGGGGTCGTTGTTGCTGA